From a region of the Theobroma cacao cultivar B97-61/B2 chromosome 8, Criollo_cocoa_genome_V2, whole genome shotgun sequence genome:
- the LOC18591708 gene encoding Niemann-Pick C1 protein codes for MDVSRRRMGLPLLFLSSISLFQVLFIVPVVVAQTTNNELRQRHSEGYCAMYDICGNRSDGKVLNCPYGSPAVKPDELLSSKIQSLCPTITENVCCTEAQFDTLRTQVQQAIPFLVGCPACLRNFLNLFCELSCSPNQSLFINVTSVSKVKNNLTVDGIDFYITDAFGEGLYESCKDVKFGTMNMRALELIGSGAKNFKEWFAFIGKQAEPDLPGSPYAIQFQPTAPESLGMRPMNVSTYSCGDVSLGCSCGDCPSSPVCSNTAPPPHEGDKCSVRIGSLKAKCVDLALAILYVVLVSMFFGWGLFHRTRKRRSFRMKPFLNTADGGESSVNMQKAENLPMQRLDDANQNSSGVQLSIVQGYMSNFYRKYGRWVARNPTLVLSLSVGMVLLLCLGLIHFKVETRPEKLWVGPGSKAAEEKRFFDSHLAPFYRIEQLILATIPDALHDKSPSIVTEENIKLLFEIQKKIDAIRANYSGSMITLTDICMKPMGQDCATQSVMQYFKMDPSYNADDRLEHVKYCFQHYTSAESCMSAFKAPLDPSTILGGFSGTNYTEASAFIITYPVNNAIDKEGNETEKAVAWEKAFIRLAKDELLPMVQSKNLTFSFSSESSIEEELKRESTADVITILISYLVMFAYISLTLGDTPRLPSFYITSKVLLGLAGVLLVMLSVLGSVGFFSAIGVKSTLIIMEVIPFLVLAVGVDNMCILVHAVKRQALDLPLEGRISNALVEVGPSITLASLSEVLAFAVGSFIPMPACRVFSMFAALAVLLDFLLQVTAFVSLIVFDFLRADSRRIDCFPCIKVSSTYAESEKGIGGRKPGLLARYMKEVHAPILNLWGVKIIVVSAFVAFALASIALSTRIEPGLEQKIVLPQDSYLQGYFNNVSDYLRIGPPLYFVVKNYNYSSESIDTNQLCSISQCNSDSLLNEIARASLTPESSYIAKPAASWLDDFLVWISPEAFGCCRKFTNGTYCPPDDQPPCCSAGDSSCGLSEVCKDCTTCFRHSDLHNDRPSTAQFKEKLPWFLDALPSADCSKGGHGAYTSSVELKGYENGVIRASSFRTYHTPLNKQIDYVNSMRAAREFASRVSGSLKMEIFPYSVFYMFFEQYLDIWRTALINLAIAIGAVFIVCLVITCSLWSSAIILLVLAMIVVDLMGVMAILGIQLNAVSVVNLVMAVGIAVEFCVHITHVFSVSSGNKDERVKEALGTMGASVFSGITLTKLVGVLVLCFSRTEVFVVYYFQMYLALVLLGFLHGLVFLPVVLSMFGPPSRCVQADKQDERPSVSSQP; via the exons ATGGACGTCTCTCGCCGAAGAATGGGGCTTCCTTTACTGTTTCTTTCATCCATTTCTTTGTTTCAG GTTTTATTTATTGTGCCAGTGGTGGTTGCACAAACGACAAATAATGAACTGAG GCAGAGACATTCTGAAGGATATTGTGCAATGTATGATATTTGTGGAAATCGAAGTGATGGAAAAGTGTTGAACTGTCCTTATGGTTCTCCAGCTGTAAAG CCAGATGAGTTACTTTCATCAAAGATTCAAAGTTTGTGCCCGACAATTACGGAAAATGTTTGTTGTACAGAAGCTCAATTTGATACACTACGGACACAAGTCCAGCAA GCAATTCCTTTCCTTGTAGGCTGTCCAGCATGCTTGAGAAACTTTTTAAATCTGTTCTGTGAGCTTTCCTGCTCTCCAAACCAAAGTTTGTTCATCAATGTGACTTCTGTATCCAAG GTTAAAAACAACTTGACTGTGGATGGAATTGACTTTTACATAACTGATGCATTTGGTGAGGGGTTGTATGAATCATGCAAGGATGTCAAGTTTGGTACTATGAATATGCGTGCTCTGGAATTAATTGGTTCTGGtgctaaaaattttaaag AGTGGTTTGCTTTTATTGGTAAGCAAGCAGAACCTGACCTGCCAGGTTCACCATATGCCATTCAGTTCCAGCCAACTGCTCCTGAATCGCTTGGGATGAGACCTATGAATGTATCTACTTATTCATGTGGAGATGTTTCACTAGGCTGTTCTTGTGGTGATTGCCCTTCATCTCCTGTCTGCTCTAATACAGCTCCACCTCCTCATGAAGGGGATAAATGTTCAGTTCGAATTGGATCTCTGAAG GCCAAATGTGTCGACTTAGCTTTAGCAATCCTCTATGTTGTATTGGTTTCTATGTTTTTTGGATGGGGCTTGTTTCATCggacaagaaaaagaaggtcTTTTCGAATGAAACCATTTTTGAATACAGCAGATGGTGGTGAATCTTCTGTAAATATGCAAAAAGCTGAGAACCTCCCTATGCAG AGGCTAGACGATGCTAATCAAAATAGCAGTGGGGTTCAACTTTCTATTGTGCAAGGATACATGTCAAACTTTTACAG GAAGTATGGACGATGGGTTGCTAGAAATCCGACCCTTGTATTGAGTTTGTCAGTGGGAATGGTTCTTCTACTTTGCTTGGGTCTAATCCATTTCAAGGTGGAAACACGACCAGAGAAG CTATGGGTAGGACCTGGGAGTAAAGCTGCAGAAGAGAAACGGTTTTTTGACAGCCACTTAGCTCCTTTTTACAGAATTGAGCAG CTAATATTAGCAACAATTCCAGATGCCTTGCATGATAAATCACCCAGCATTGTGACAGAGGAAAATATTAAGTTATtatttgaaattcaaaagaag ATTGATGCAATCCGGGCAAATTATTCTGGCTCAATGATAACTTTGACAGATATTTGCATGAAGCCAATGGGGCAGGATTGTGCTACACAGAGTGTTATGCAG TATTTCAAAATGGATCCGAGTTACAATGCTGATGATCGACTGGAACATGTGAAGTATTGTTTTCAG CATTATACCTCTGCAGAATCGTGTATGAGTGCTTTTAAAGCCCCACTAGATCCAAGCACTATATTGGGAGGTTTCTCTGGGACCAATTATACTGAG GCTTCTGCATTTATAATAACTTACCCAGTAAACAATGCTATTGACAAAGAAGGGAATGAAACTGAAAAGGCAGTGGCTTGGGAGAAGGCCTTTATTCGATTAGCAAAG GATGAGTTGTTGCCTATGGTTCAATCTAAAAATttgacattttctttttcgtcGGAAAGCTCCATTGAGGAAGAGTTGAAAAGAGAAAGCACTGCAGATGTAATAACCATATTG ATAAGCTATCTTGTGATGTTTGCTTACATATCTCTGACTTTGGGTGATACACCTCGATTACCTTCCTTTTACATTACATCGAAG GTATTGCTTGGCCTTGCTGGTGTTCTTCTTGTCATGCTCTCAGTTCTTGGATCAGTAGGATTTTTCAGTGCTATTGGAGTAAAATCTACCTTAATCATAATGGAAGTTAttccttttcttgttcttGCA GTTGGGGTGGATAATATGTGCATATTGGTGCACGCTGTTAAGCGGCAAGCTTTGGATTTACCTCTAGAAGGAAGAATAAGCAATGCACTTGTGGAAGTTGGACCATCCATAACCCTGGCTAGTCTATCTGAGGTTTTAGCTTTTGCAGTTGGAAGTTTCATTCCTATGCCAGCCTGTCGAGTGTTCTCCATGTTTGCAG CACTGGCCGTTCTGTTGGACTTCCTTCTCCAGGTCACTGCTTTTGTTTCTCTGATAGTTTTCGACTTTTTGCGAGCTGATAGTAGAAGAATTGATTGTTTTCCGTGTATAAAAGTATCTTCGACATATGCTGAATCTGAGAAAG GCATTGGTGGGAGAAAACCTGGACTGTTGGCTCGATATATGAAG gAGGTGCATGCACCCATTCTCAATCTTTGGGGAGTGAAAATCATAGTGGTTTCCGCTTTTGTTGCTTTTGCATTGGCTAGCATT GCATTGTCCACTCGAATTGAGCCTGGTTTGGAACAAAAGATTGTTCTTCCCCAAGACTCGTATCTTCAg GGCTATTTCAATAATGTTTCAGACTATCTCAGAATTGGACCGCCACTGTATTTTGTTGTGAAGAACTATAATTATAG TTCTGAATCAATAGATACGAATCAGCTGTGCTCCATAAGCCAATGTAATTCAGACTCTCTTTTGAAtgag ATAGCAAGAGCATCCTTGACACCAGAATCAAGCTATATTGCTAAGCCAGCTGCTTCATGGCTTGATGACTTTCTTGTATGGATATCTCCAGAAGCATTTGGTTGCTGTCGAAAGTTTACTAATGGGACTTATTGCCCCCCTGATGATCAG CCTCCTTGTTGCTCTGCCGGTGACAGTTCTTGTGGCCTGAGTGAAGTCTGCAAAGATTGCACCACG TGCTTCCGTCACTCAGATTTACATAACGATCGCCCATCTACTGCCCAATTTAAGGAGAAACTTCCATGGTTCCTTGATGCTTTGCCCTCTGCAGATTGTTCTAAAGGGGGACATGGTGCTTACACTAGCAGTGTGGAACTGAAAG GCTATGAAAATGGTGTTATTCGGGCATCATCATTCCGTACCTACCATACACCCCTCAATAAGCAG ATTGATTATGTTAACTCAATGAGAGCTGCTCGAGAATTTGCTTCGAGGGTTTCGGGTTCTTTAAAG ATGGAGATCTTCCCATATTCTGTGTTTTATATGTTCTTTGAGCAATACCTTGATATATGGAGGACTGCACTGATCAACCTTGCGATAGCTATTG GTGCGGTATTTATTGTTTGTTTAGTTATTACATGCAG TTTGTGGAGCTCAGCAATCATTTTGCTGGTGTTGGCAATGATTGTTGTCGATCTCATG GGTGTGATGGCAATTCTCGGAATTCAACTGAATGCAGTCTCTGTTGTTAATCTTGTTATGGCAGTGGGCATTGCTGTTGAGTTCTGTGTGCATATAACACATGTTTTTTCA GTAAGCAGTGGAAATAAAGATGAACGGGTAAAGGAGGCTCTGGGTACAATGGGAGCTTCCGTCTTCAG TGGAATCACATTGACAAAGCTAGTTGGGGTGCTGGTTCTTTGCTTCTCAAGGACAGAAGTTTTTGTG GTCTATTACTTCCAGATGTACCTAGCGTTAGTCCTCCTCGGTTTCTTACATGGACTTGTATTTTTACCG GTGGTGTTGAGCATGTTCGGTCCACCTTCGAGATGTGTGCAGGCTGATAAGCAAGACGAGCGGCCTTCAGTTTCATCGCAGCCCTGA
- the LOC18591709 gene encoding probable serine/threonine-protein kinase NAK: MGNCFGTPVDHNSQCTSKPSSPEETKKLKDSKPNGLLPTRNNESAEDNGTAREGRSKEQETMPASGKIVSTTLKIFTLAELKAATRNFRPDTVLGEGGFGRVFKGWVDEKTYAPSKVGVGMAVAVKKSNPDSSQGLQEWQAEVKFLGKFCHPNLVKLLGYCWEENQFLLVYEYMQKGSLENHLFRMGGAEPLTWETRLKIAIGAAQGLAFLHTSEKSVIYRDFKASNILLDGAYNAKLSDFGLAKLGPINGNSHVTTRVMGTYGYAAPEYVATGHLYVKSDVYGFGVVLLEMLTGLRALDTNRPSGEHNLVEWAKYSLTQKKKLKKIMDPRLEERYPLKAALQAGELILRCLESDPKNRPSMEEVLETLEKISAINEKPKDSKASTSHRNAICQEEQQSHYNHRSPVHSRHGGAGTGIQKNQRPSTATARSRR, translated from the exons ATGGGGAACTGCTTTGGAACTCCAGTTGATCACAATAGCCAATGCACCAGCAAGCCCTCCAGCCCAG AAGAAacgaaaaaattgaaagacaGCAAACCAAATGGATTGCTACCTACAAGAAACAACGAGAGTGCTGAAGATAACGGGACTGCAAGGGAAGGAAGAAGCAAGGAGCAAGAAACAATGCCCGCAAGCGGAAAGATTGTCAGCACGACCTTAAAAATATTCACTCTAGCTGAACTCAAGGCCGCCACCAGGAATTTCAGGCCTGACACGGTGCTAGGGGAGGGAGGTTTTGGCAGAGTCTTCAAGGGTTGGGTTGATGAGAAAACATACGCTCCCTCAAAGGTCGGGGTTGGCATGGCTGTCGCCGTCAAGAAATCAAATCCAGATAGCTCTCAAGGGTTGCAGGAATGGCAG GCAGAGGTTAAATTCTTGGGCAAGTTCTGCCATCCGAATCTCGTGAAGCTCTTGGGATACTGTTGGGAGGAGAACCAGTTCCTCCTTGTCTATGAATACATGCAAAAGGGGAGCTTGGAAAACCACCTCTTCAGAA TGGGAGGAGCAGAACCTCTGACATGGGAAACTCGGCTCAAAATAGCCATCGGGGCTGCTCAGGGCTTGGCTTTTTTGCATACATCAGAGAAGAGTGTAATCTACAGGGACTTCAAAGCCTCCAATATTTTGCTGGATGGG GCTTACAATGCTAAACTTTCTGACTTCGGGTTAGCAAAGTTGGGTCCTATAAATGGCAACTCGCATGTCACCACACGGGTCATGGGCACTTACGGTTATGCAGCTCCTGAATATGTTGCCACAG GTCATTTGTATGTGAAAAGTGATGTGTATGGTTTCGGGGTTGTGCTGCTGGAGATGTTAACAGGCCTAAGGGCCCTGGATACAAATCGTCCGAGCGGAGAGCACAATTTGGTGGAATGGGCCAAGTACTCCCTGACTCAGAAGAAAAAGCTCAAGAAAATAATGGACCCAAGGCTAGAAGAACGATACCCTCTCAAAGCCGCATTGCAAGCTGGTGAGCTCATTTTAAGGTGTCTGGAATCTGATCCCAAGAATCGTCCATCCATGGAAGAGGTGTTGGAGACGTTAGAAAAGATCAGTGCCATCAATGAAAAGCCTAAAGATAGCAAAGCTAGCACGTCGCACCGAAACGCTATATGCCAAGAGGAACAACAAAGCCATTACAATCATCGGTCTCCGGTTCATTCAAGGCACGGTGGTGCTGGCACAGGAATCCAAAAAAACCAACGCCCCTCCACAGCTACAGCTAGGTCACGCCGGTAA